The Gemmatimonadaceae bacterium genome contains a region encoding:
- a CDS encoding tyrosine--tRNA ligase yields the protein MTRPFLDELAWRGLLFQHTEGATRALAGTGVVGYCGFDPTGSSLHIGNLVPVMGLVHLQRAGHYPVALVGGGTGMIGDPSGKSAERNLLTLEQVGANASSIQGQLERFLDFEGAYAARMRNNADWLMSISLVDFLRDTGKHFSINQMMAKDSVKSRLETGISYTEFSYMLLQAYDFLELNRRDGVTLQLGGSDQWGNITAGTELIRKHAGLEAHGVTLPLVTNADGSKFGKTAAGTSVWLDPARTSPYKFFQYWINCDDRDVGRYLRMFSLLDKEAIEAFDAQVASAPEQREAQAALAADVTTRVHGADATAAAREASRVVFDRKLDPRTLRLPVLAMLWEELPHATLPPGDDAPVSVVDVLAETGLVKSKGDARRQLQQGAVTVNGRKLAADETTVPRHEALAGGYFLVRKGGRDVALARAGA from the coding sequence ATGACTCGTCCCTTCCTCGACGAGCTCGCCTGGCGCGGGCTCCTCTTCCAGCATACCGAAGGCGCCACGCGGGCGCTCGCCGGCACGGGCGTCGTGGGCTACTGCGGCTTCGACCCCACCGGGTCGAGCCTGCACATCGGCAACCTGGTCCCCGTCATGGGGCTGGTGCACCTCCAGCGCGCGGGGCACTACCCGGTGGCACTGGTCGGGGGTGGGACGGGGATGATCGGCGACCCGAGCGGGAAGAGCGCCGAGCGCAACCTGCTGACGCTGGAGCAGGTGGGCGCGAATGCGTCGTCGATCCAGGGGCAGCTGGAGCGGTTCCTCGACTTCGAGGGAGCGTACGCGGCGCGCATGCGCAACAACGCCGACTGGCTGATGTCGATCTCCCTGGTGGACTTTTTGCGCGACACGGGGAAGCACTTCAGCATCAACCAGATGATGGCCAAGGACTCGGTGAAGTCGCGGCTGGAGACGGGGATCTCATACACCGAGTTCAGCTACATGCTCCTGCAGGCATACGATTTCCTCGAGCTCAACCGTCGCGACGGGGTGACGTTGCAGCTGGGAGGGAGCGACCAGTGGGGGAACATCACGGCGGGGACGGAGCTGATCCGCAAGCACGCGGGGCTCGAGGCGCACGGCGTGACGCTGCCGCTGGTCACGAACGCCGACGGGAGCAAGTTCGGGAAGACGGCCGCGGGGACGAGCGTCTGGCTCGACCCGGCGCGCACGTCGCCGTACAAGTTCTTCCAGTACTGGATCAACTGCGACGACCGTGACGTGGGGCGCTACCTGCGGATGTTCTCGCTGCTGGACAAGGAGGCGATCGAGGCCTTCGACGCCCAGGTGGCGAGCGCGCCGGAGCAGCGCGAGGCCCAGGCGGCGCTGGCGGCCGACGTGACGACGCGGGTGCATGGCGCGGACGCGACCGCCGCGGCGCGCGAGGCGTCGCGCGTGGTGTTCGACCGCAAGCTGGACCCGCGCACGTTGCGGCTGCCGGTGCTGGCGATGTTGTGGGAGGAGCTGCCGCACGCGACCCTGCCGCCGGGCGACGACGCGCCGGTGTCGGTGGTCGACGTCCTGGCCGAGACGGGGCTGGTCAAGAGCAAGGGGGATGCCCGCCGACAGCTGCAACAGGGAGCGGTAACGGTCAACGGGCGCAAGCTCGCCGCCGACGAAACCACCGTCCCGCGGCACGAAGCGCTGGCGGGGGGCTACTTCCTGGTGCGGAAGGGGGGGCGCGACGTGGCGCTGGCGCGCGCCGGAGCCTAA